In Hydra vulgaris chromosome 06, alternate assembly HydraT2T_AEP, a genomic segment contains:
- the LOC136081674 gene encoding uncharacterized protein LOC136081674 isoform X1: MKAIKVIFKENAEIVIASSSNFLDFCAAVRETFNLPMIEEVKWNSCKVNASSFAALINEQNLEFTIQAPQLVDILNSQQVSLELNKADTAQSSPLCQFSSIVNDYVDFVVPSNKINWNFENQCIAEECHVNVVQPPVSQLSTSVAQYMAEECRVNVVQPPVRQISSSTSSSSSPNTPKTPRKVINYNCSVCYCITSTYSFMLHHLKLHGNQAAVFCEICLSKFKSLSGFLKHSKKCSINQINICTIENEVENDVVNQIGNTKINEDYLGALALHLQGKHRCAQNVLNIIFSNLKEMLSVLNVDIEALKATCDKLSTQYLREKYYKNNLQTPTAKVVGLNKQGCIIPFIEILSFLLQSQEINDFTAVNGDTNHMKIGIYCDDLGITNPLGKARKKQKMFVFHFQILNIPSLYRGRTSSIFPLIFTLTKWVKDKYFYSILFSDFISSISQLENGIVIKVRGVSKIITVEVVYFSGDSLSANAIGGFKEGFSEKTLRCCRSCNSTRQQMKDFSNHEECSIRNAPEHMIRLTELNSGLSKADKSKY, from the exons atgaaagcaattaaagttatttttaaagaaaatgctGAAATAGTTATTGCCAGCAGCagtaattttttggatttttgtgCAGCTG TTCGTGAAACCTTCAATTTGCCCATGATTGAAGAAGTCAAGTGGAATAGCTGTAAAGTAAATGCTAGTAGTTTTGCTGCTCTTATCAACGAACAAAATTTAGAGTTTACTATTCAAGCTCCACAACTTGTTGATATTTTAAACTCTCAACAAGTTAGTTTAGAGTTAAATAAGGCTGACACAGCTCAATCATCACCGTTATGCCAATTTTCATCTATTGTAAATGATTACGTAGATTTTGTTGTACCAtcgaataaaataaattggaaCTTTGAAAACCAATGTATTGCTGAAGAATGTCATGTAAATGTTGTTCAGCCTCCGGTGAGTCAACTATCTACATCAGTTGCACAATATATGGCTGAAGAATGTCGTGTTAATGTTGTTCAGCCTCCGGTAAGACAAATATCTTCATCAACTTCTTCATCTTCATCTCCAAACACACCCAAGACACCACGAAAGGTAATAAACTATAACTGTTCTGTTTGTTATTGTATAACTTCAACTTATAGTTTTATGCTTCATCACTTAAAACTGCATGGCAACCAAGCAGCcgttttttgtgaaatttgtttgtccaaatttaaaagtctttcagGTTTCCTGAAGCATTCCAAAAAATGTTCCATTAACCAGATCAATATCTGTACTATTGAAAATGAAGTTGAAAACGATGTTGTGAATCAAATTGGtaacacaaaaattaatgaagatTATTTAGGAGCTTTGGCATTACATTTACAAGGAAAGCACAGATGtgctcaaaatgttttaaacataattttcagTAATTTAAAGGAGATGCTTTCTGTATTAAATGTTGACATTGAGGCTTTAAAAGCTACTTGTGATAAACTGTCAACACAATATTTACGAGAAAAGtattataagaataatttaCAGACTCCAACTGCAAAAGTGGTTGGTCTGAATAAGCAAGGTTGTATAATTCCTTTCATTGAAATATTGTCTTTCCTATTACAATCTCAGGAAATTAATGACTTTACAGCTGTGAATGGGGACACAAACCACATGAAAATTGGAATATATTGTGATGACCTTGGAATAACAAATCCTTTAGGAAAAGCgcgtaaaaagcaaaaaatgtttgtatttcACTTTCAAATCTTAAACATCCCTTCATTGTATCGTGGTAGAACGTCTTCTATCTTTCCGTTAATTTTTACTCTTACTAAATGggtaaaagataaatatttttacagtatTCTTTTTAGCGATTTTATTTCCTCCATAAGCCAGCTGGAAAATGGAATCGTAATTAAAGTTAGGGGTGTTTCCAAAATAATTACAGTTGAAGTAGTATACTTCTCAGGTGACTCTCTTTCTGCAAATGCAATTGGAGGTTTTAAAGAAGGTTTTAGTGAAAAGACATTGCGCTGTTGCAGAAGTTGTAACTCAACCAGACAACAAATGAAAGATTTTTCTAACCATGAAGAATGCAGTATTCGCAACGCTCCTGAACATATGATACGTTTGACTGAACTAAACTCTGGTTTAAGCAAAGCTGATAAATCTAAATACTAA
- the LOC105843589 gene encoding DNA damage-regulated autophagy modulator protein 1 encodes MNEKNLKKTNFKGLYGVLIASVVIPAITFCVSLAVGYKSQTINSTYTPFVSETGDQKPNSSIFTLGLSLSGMMTLVIIIIRFYQVKFYFTDRIEYFSRINQFSLICGITLVFGEFIVAAFQLSNVTPIHFLGAGMNFLGAVLYCGTQCYFTSKNPKPIFYFRVISTAIMAVSSMVFGVFMVPPLTRHNRNGENIAQTFEWILVTCQLIFMLTFLHDFRRLEVEFRFKQIDPQDSNNDKISQDFDNDKKTFLSFTFFNGRKDYETIK; translated from the coding sequence ATGAAtgagaaaaacttaaaaaaaacaaactttaaaggCTTATATGGGGTGCTTATTGCCTCAGTTGTGATTCCAGCAATTACATTTTGTGTGTCTTTAGCAGTTGGGTATAAATCTCAAACAATTAATTCAACGTATACTCCTTTTGTTAGTGAAACCGGTGACCAAAAACCTAATTCAAGTATTTTTACTCTGGGATTGTCACTTAGTGGTATGATGACATTGGTTATTATCATAATTAGATTTTaccaagttaaattttattttacagataGAATTGAATACTTTAGTCGAATAAACCAATTTTCTCTAATATGTGGTATAACGTTAGTGTTTGGCGAATTCATTGTGGCAGCCTTCCAGCTTTCAAACGTCACACCTATCCATTTCCTAGGAGCTGGTATGAACTTTCTAGGTGCAGTGTTATATTGCGGAACTCAGTGTTATTTTACCTCTAAAAATCCAAAACCTATTTTCTATTTTCGTGTCATATCTACAGCTATTATGGCGGTTTCATCAATGGTCTTTGGAGTTTTCATGGTGCCACCTTTGACTCGACATAACCGTAATGGCGAAAATATTGCACAGACTTTTGAATGGATTCTTGTTACTTGccaattaatttttatgctcACATTTTTGCATGACTTTCGAAGATTGGAAGTTGAGTTCAGATTTAAGCAAATTGATCCACAAGACTCCAATAATGATAAAATCTCACAAGATTtcgataatgataaaaaaacatttctaagcTTTACTTTCTTTAATGGTCGAAAAGATTATGAGaccattaaataa